The genomic segment TATCCAAagctttttaagtttaaaaataatttgactaaataaataatgatccAGTAGCACTTATCTGTATATTTGGTTCAGTTGTATGTAGATTCTTTTCAATTTGCATAATGTAGAACagttcttttgaagaaaatgttcTCAGGTTTCTGGAACAACAATCTACAGCTTACTtcaaatttcaatcaattttcatGCGTGTTATGTTCAAGGTCACTATTATGGAATAATTAGTTGATTATCCATATTAGATCGTCCAAAGGTTTAATTATATGAGCATTTTGCTCTTAAAAGGAAAACATCACATTCTTAGATGAaagcaaaacttatttattcatatttctgTACCACCACACCGACACACTGCTTATGACGTTCTGCTCCTCTTTTCTAGGGTTGCATTATAATTGCTGTCGGCTTGGCGATGATTTTATTCGCCACAGCCACAGTGGGTACATTCTCAAAAGTTCAATTTCAATCTTGCatgatttagaaattattatcatCAACTAAAATCTATGATCCCTGTGAATTAATAAcctataattaatatataattttatattaaaaatatagcgaTTATAGCGTTAAATTCTCTCTTTTTCTATTAAGTGTTGATGGCACCGTCATCTGAATTtctcaaaagaatttaaaatttgaaagcagttttttttttcaaaatcatcaaCTAGAATTTTTAGTAACGgatatttgaagtaaataatatagcattgttaggattttatttattcaaaaaacagTATTGTGGTGGCACATTTTTCAATTGAGgaacactaaaatttaaacatttcatatatatgatctttctgtttttaatgaaaatagcatgttgaactgttaaaattattttttaactgcattGAATTTTAACTAGACAACTGTTGCAAATCCTCCACCTCCATCTGGCGGACAAAGCTATAACTCATTTTCAGCTGTAACCAAAACTAAAGAGTTTatgaattatgattattatcGTTCGAATACGAAGGGAGCAACCGCTCCGTTCAAAATTATTACTCCTACGctttaattgtaaatatcttcattaaaattttcctattattctttttactaGTTAATAATTGAGTCTCAACGAGAAGTATGTAtctattaacagaaaaaatacgGTCTGATCCGTATAGAAGAAGAAGAAGCGATTTAAAGAAGAGGTAAGCTTTTACCCAAATTATATTCTACTGGCTTTAAATCGTAAAAGAACTgtaccatttttaataaatactggcATCCCTGCTGGAACCTGACCgttcttgaaaatagttaaacaaaTTTGAGATTGAAAAGGAATAGGAATCGAAAGTGAAACTTTTGTTTACAATAGAGATCGTCAGAATTAGAATACTTAAACAATGGCTGACGACATAATTGCACGACTTAAAATGCGGAGAGGTATTGTAAGATCATCGGtaactaataaaatgaaaactattgaaaattaaaccgaaaaataaatttcttcagaaTATTTAGAAGAGTCGGTAGAATTGTTAACAGAATTAGCGGTTGAATTGGATTCTCTCGACACGgaattgcaaaaaattcttGATCCAAAAGATCTCGATGCTGACATTAATTCCGCTTTGGAATAtcgtgaaaaaataataacatggaaatttaaagcaaaaaagaaaactaaagaaCAGTTATTGAAttcgaaacaaaacaaaaacacacATCAATCGGCAGGTAAAAACGAAACATTACCTGATTCCAGTTTAAAGATCACattagaaaatatgtttcaagataaaattcaaataaatctgCCAAAATTATCCatccaaaaattttatgcagaCGTAAGCCAATGGCTTAGTTTTTGGAATTCATTCGAATCTGCCATGCACAATAACAATGTATTagataaagtaaacaaatttaagtacttaaaattttgtttgtctGGAACAGCGCTTCAAACCATAGAAGGATTTGCCATTACGGCTGAAAATTATGATAATGCTATTAAAATGTTAGAAGATAGATTCggacgtaaaaaaattttaatcaacacacacatgaataaaatatagaatattccACCATTGAAAAACTCTAATGATGTGAAATCGTTTCGTAATCTTTTCGATGCTGTTCAAATCGAAATTAGAAGTTTAGAAACATTAAACGTTCTACCTGATACTTATAGTGCTATGTTGTCTCccatgttattaaaaatgatccCCCCtgatttagtttttgaattcaataaacaaattaagaattCAACTTATAACACGAAAGACATACTTGATTTTTTATCGAATATTTTGACTGCTAAAGAACGATCATTTTTGTCAGTCGTTAGAAATGAAGGTCTAAGGACCTTTTCTCCCTTCCCCCGTTCtcaaaatgaacataaaaatgagaaagtgaTTACTGGCGCCGAGTTGTTTTGCTCTTCGGaaataaaaactcataaatattcaaattgcgATTTCTGTTTAAAAGCTCACCGAAGTGAAATATGCCCGATTGCTTCTTCATTGAGTatcgaagaaaagaaaaatattttacttaagaatGGCGCATGCTACAAATGCACTTCTTTTTCGCACACAAGCCGTCAATGcacgaataaaaatattttttgcaaggaTTGCGGAAGAGGTCATGCTTCGATTATGTGCCATAGTGCGAATAATAAGAAAGAAGAGAAACCTAACcatgaaacaaataatattacatcAGAAAAAACTGTGTCAGCCAATAGTTCCTGttataaagaaattcttttgCAAACTTTAATTGTGTGTATAAATGTTAATGTTGTAGATTATTATGTCAGTGGGATCCTTGACTCAGGATCACAGAAGAGTTACGTCTCTAGATTCGccgcagaattttaaaaattgaagtgtTTGGGTGAAGAATCTGTGAACCATGGCCTCTTCGGAGGAACTGTGAAAAGGGAgaaccataaaaaatattgtgtataattaagtaatattgataaaaggttTTCTTTAATAGTAAATGTAATGGATCAGGAGAAAATTTGCATACCTTTACCAAAGTTAAGAGATGCTAATAGTGTTAATGAATTAAAGAATTCTGGAATTTTTATCAGTGATATTTTCGTTAATGATAATGTTTGTCTATTTGAAAAGGATCCAAAAGAGTTGCATTTTCTATGGCAGAGTCTTTACGAGAGTCATTAATCATCATAGAAAAGGACTGTTAGCGGTAAATACAAAACTGGGTTGGACAGTTTTGGGAAAAACAGAAGGCAGTGAGCAGGATTACATGAATTCGAACATTTTATTGTCTCTTCATGtcaataattttgatatctCAGAATTTTGGTCACTTGATACCATAGGTATTCGTGATCCAAGAGAAAAGGCTTCTAGGAAAGAAATAGAAGACGCAGCTAGGGAACACTTTTTACAAGCTGTTACTAGGGACAAGGATGGCAAGTACGAAGTTAATCTACCTTGGATTAAGGATCACCCCCCAATGTTCGATTGTAGGAATATTGCGGAAAAAAGGCTTGATAGGTGCGTAAAATCTTTCGATCGATCAGGGAGAGTAACAGATTATGAAAAGGTCTTTGAGAACTGGTTTGAAGAGGACATAATAGAAaatgcagaaattattaatagagatggtaaagaacattttttaactcATCGTCcgatttttaaagataactcTACTACAAAAGTGATACCAGTTTTTGATGGCTCGATTAGACAAGAGAATTATCCCTCTCTAAACGATTGCCTTGAAAAAGGTCCTAACCTCATTGAACTTATACCTTcgataataaacaaatttcgtCTTATAAAATTTGACATAATAGTGGACATTGAAAAGGCCTTTTTACAAATTGGAGTACAAAAGAATGATAGaccttatttgaaatttctgtgGTGGGAGCATGGAAAGAGACAAAATTTAAGATGTTTTCAACACAAGAGAGTAGTTTTTTGGCATCTCCTCAAGCCCGTTTTTATTAGGAGCCACAATTGAATATCATCTAGATAATGCTCCGCCACATTTGTAAGAAACTGCTTGCAAATTGAAGAAATCTTTCTACGTGGATAATTGTGTATTAAGTGTCGACAGTGCTGaagaactttataaatttattctggaATCTCACGCAATTATGAGTACTGCCAAATTTAACCTTCGAGGGTGGGAGTGCTCAAGTACATCAACAGAAGCAGAAAATCggaagaaaattacaaaatcgtTCCTGTTTCAGGTCTCAATTGGAACTTACCTGGTGATACACTTGGTGtagatttgaaaagtttttctaaaGAAGAAGACGAacttataacaaaaagaaagattttatcgTCTGTCCATCGAATATTTGATCCGATTGGTGTCACATGCCCTATAACTTTAGCCCCAAAGTTGTTATTATATGATTGTTGGGAAAAAGGAATTTCTTGGGACACTGAACTTTCATCAGAAATGCAAAccaagtttaaaaagtgaaaattggAAATATCGTCTCTGAGCGAACTTACCATTCCAAGGTACTTGATGAAATATTCACATTCAGGTGCCAAACTGTCTTTACATCTCTTCTGTGATGCTAGATGTTCTGCATATGCCTGCTGTCTATTTTTAAGAACTGAGTATTCTAATAATATGACTTGTCAACTTATTCAAGCCAGAAATTGTGTGGCCCCCCTAAAGAAGATGACGATTCCTAGATTGCAACTACTAGCCTGTACGATTGGGGCAAGATTAATTCAAACCGTAAAGAAAGACTTGGGATTAGATGAAATCATTCCTCTTCTTTGTTGGTCTGACTCAGTTAATGCATTTTACAGGATAAAAAAGAATGACAACTGGGGTGTCTTTGTGTTCAACAGAATTCAAGAAACAGGAAAATTAACCAATCCTGATGAATGGAGGCATGTTGCTGGACCTTTAAATCCTGCTGATACACCTTCTAGGGGCTGCAACGCTAAATAACGGATAAGATCTATCTGGTGGGAAGGTCCTAAGTGGATAAAGTTGCCTTACAATGAATGGCCTCAGTCCAGCATTAATCCCGATTTAGACATAATTAATGCAGAGAAAAGGAAAACCATTGTTTCTGCCATCAGCTGTGAAACagaagaattgaaatttatttcaaacatgtCATCATATAGAAGGATTATCCGAGTATTCGCCTGGGTTCTcagatttttgaataatttacgaGCCAAAGAGCACAAGACGAagggaaaattgaaaattgaagagCTTGAtaaatcggaaaaatatttattgaaagaagtTCAAAAAGGACGCTTTAAGGAAGAACGGAAAACAGCCTTCGAACTGTTCTAGATGAACATGGACTTTTAAGAGTTGAAACCAAAATATCACTACGAAAGGATAAAGAGACTTTTCGTTTTCCTATTCTTCTACCGAACAAGCATCCAGAAGTAGacaaattaattatggaaaagCATCTAGAATTTAGACATGCAGGAACTCAGACTTTAATGAGCATTTTAAGAGAGTCGTACTGGATCATTAAGACAAGAAAAACAGTTAGACAAGTTATTCGAAGATGTGTGATATGTAGAATATACGGAGCTCAGCCTATTGAAACCATTAATGTTCTTCTTCCAGAAGATCGCGTGACAGAGACTATGGTGTTTGAAGTTGTTGGAACAGATCTGTGTGGACCATTCTTCTTAAAAGAGGGCCATAAAAGTTGGGTAGTGATTTTTATATGCGCGGTTTACCGTGCGGTTCATCTTGAACTTGTGTTATCCTCATCAACCGAGTGTTTTCTTTTGACCTTCAGAAGATTCATCGCTAGAAGAGGCAGGCCCTTCATAGTCTACTCAGATAACGGGACAAACCTAGTAGGAGCAGCTAACGAGCTAAAATCTGTAAATTGGGAAGAAGTCGGAAATTTTGCCACAGCAAAGAAAATACGATGGAAGTTTAATCTCCCCTCCGCTCCTTGGTAGGGAGGATTCTGGGAGAGTCTAGTTAGAATGTTAAAGATATTACTCAGAAAAGTTCTTGGAAGATCTTGTCTTAACCAGGATGAATTAAACACCATATTGTGTGATGCGGAAAGCATAATAAATTCTCGACCATTGATATACCTTTCCGAAGATCCTGATGACCTTATAGCTCTTTCACCATCTATGTTTCTACAAGACATAAAAGAAATTGGAGTGCCTGATTTTGACCTCATTGACTCAAAGAAACTCAATAAAAGACTACTTTACAAGCAAAAAATTTGTCAAGATTTGAGACTTCGATTTAGAAACGAATATCTGGGACAACTAAGAGACTTCTCGAAAAATAGTGAAGAACCTTCTATTAGCGAAGGAGATATTGTGTTGGTAGGAGACACTAACACCAAGAGAATCAATTGGCCATTGGCAAAGATATTAAAGACATTCCCTAGTAAAGATGGGAGAGTGCGAGTAGTAGAAGTCAAAACAAGAAATGGGAAGTTTCTAAGACCTATACAGAGACTTTATCCCTTGGAAGTGAGTGATAGACATCCACCTGATTTTCGATCACAGATTGATGCGGGAGAGCATTCACCTGAAGAGACTATTATTCCTCAAGTTCCTGACTCTGAAGGTCCTCAAGAGCCTGTTGCCCAGTGTTCCCGTTACGGGCGTATCCTAAAACTGCCTAAAAGACTTAACCTGTGACTTTATTATCTCAGACTTTAATTTTCAGGACTTTTACCTTTTATTAGTGactttaacttcttttttccaGATGTTGAGTTTTGATAACTATTTTTGCAAAACTCAAGGTGGGAGAGTGTTGCGAAACCGCCACCTCCATCTGGCGGACAAAGCCATAACTCATTTTTAGCTGTAACCAAAACTAAAGAGTTTATGTATTATGATTATTATCGTTCGAATGCGAAGGGAGGAACAGCTCCGTTCAACACTTTACTTCTAcactttaattgtaaatttgttgttttgtttgtttgttaatttacgtcgcacaagagctgcacaatgggctattgacgacggtctgggaaacatcctgagggatgatccgaagacatgccatcacaattttgatcctctgaggAGAGGATGGcgcccccgcttcggtagcccgacgacctgcgcgcgaagtcgagtactttacggtagcacagtttaacgaggaccaataccgcacaccctcggtccctacgcagactgatccaagtggtcacccacccgcacactgaccgtagccagtgatgtttgacttcggtgatctgctgggaaccgtgtcttaacgatcagtccactgcgggacttgtaaatttgtaaatatcttcattaaaattttcctattaTTCCTTTTACTAGTTAATAATTGAGTCTCAACGAGAAGTAGGTATCTATTAACAGGAAAAATACGGTCTGATCCGTATAGAAGAAGAAGAAGCGATTTAAAGAAGAGGTAAGCTTTTACCCAAATTATATTCTACTGGCTTTAAATCGTAAAAGAACTGTAGCgtttttaataacaacaattttaactCTTTACAATGGCttcactctttttatttatttttttaattttgtaacataatttaaagtttaataataaaaagctgCTACGCAATACATAcacatacattcattcatttttattcaacttaaatcaaattatatctATATCTGAATATTAGAAAAAGTTtaggaaattttgaattaataaaattttttttaattgattatcaTAACGAAAACAATCAAACTACAGTACAAAATGCTCCTGTATACATTTCCACTGCACcctattcaaagaaattttctatATAAACAGGATACACACTTCCTTTGAATGAACCCGCATTGAGTAGAGTACACACTCTCTGAGATTTTTGTGCCTACAGCCCTCGGATTTTCAAATTAACCCTGCCAATGACTATAAAAAATCCTTTGGAAgtatatacattttcaaatataatgttaaaagatttcaatataAGTACGTCCTTTAAAATAAGTGACATTAAAGCAGtaacatttaattaactatattaaaaaccTATGATTATTCTGCTTGCGCTTttataattcgaaaaaatactttcatttttgtccaactaagattattaaaaatcatttaagctagattaaatttaattacatcaaattataatttatataacttgaattgcaatgaaaaatcagattaaaaaattatttgggttAATATCTATCAACTccgtaaaattaatatatatatattattttgacgcccggtggctgagcggtagcgcttcgcgctgtcgtgccacaggtccttggttcgatccttgggccgggcaaggccgactcagcctttcatcccttcagtgggtcgataaaatgagtaccaagcatgcttgggaactaacactgggggttccgcgttcggctgaccacctgaccggaacatatgctcctgcaccccagagcccaaggtcaagaaaactgagatgggcacagtcggccttggccctcttaatgggctgtcgcgccactgagttagttagagttagtatatattattttgcaagTCCACTGATTTCTTGAGTTCAAGTGATTAAACTGTATCGCTAAATGCAGCCTCTTCTTCATCTACTAGGTTTGAATACCTTCAGTTAGAAAGCATTTGTCCTTTATTAAAGCATTTGTCTGtctaaaacctttatttttttcaacatgatGCTTATAAATGTTGATTATTGcttcgattt from the Parasteatoda tepidariorum isolate YZ-2023 unplaced genomic scaffold, CAS_Ptep_4.0 HiC_scaffold_1044, whole genome shotgun sequence genome contains:
- the LOC107446175 gene encoding uncharacterized protein, coding for MLKILLRKVLGRSCLNQDELNTILCDAESIINSRPLIYLSEDPDDLIALSPSMFLQDIKEIGVPDFDLIDSKKLNKRLLYKQKICQDLRLRFRNEYLGQLRDFSKNSEEPSISEGDIVLVGDTNTKRINWPLAKILKTFPSKDGRVRVVEVKTRNGKFLRPIQRLYPLEVSDRHPPDFRSQIDAGEHSPEETIIPQVPDSEGPQEPVAQCSRYGRILKLPKRLNL
- the LOC107446174 gene encoding uncharacterized protein, which produces MEKHLEFRHAGTQTLMSILRESYWIIKTRKTVRQVIRRCVICRIYGAQPIETINVLLPEDRVTETMVFEVVGTDLCGPFFLKEGHKSWVVIFICAVYRAVHLELVLSSSTECFLLTFRRFIARRGRPFIVYSDNGTNLVGAANELKSVNWEEVGNFATAKKIRWKFNLPSAPW
- the LOC139427295 gene encoding uncharacterized protein, with product MFVYLKRIQKSCIFYGRVFTRVINHHRKGLLAVNTKLGWTVLGKTEGSEQDYMNSNILLSLHVNNFDISEFWSLDTIGIRDPREKASRKEIEDAAREHFLQAVTRDKDGKYEVNLPWIKDHPPMFDCRNIAEKRLDRCVKSFDRSGRVTDYEKVFENWFEEDIIENAEIINRDGKEHFLTHRPIFKDNSTTKVIPVFDGSIRQENYPSLNDCLEKGPNLIELIPSIINKFRLIKFDIIVDIEKAFLQIGVQKNDRPYLKFLWWEHGKRQNLRCFQHKRVVFWHLLKPVFIRSHN
- the LOC139427296 gene encoding uncharacterized protein gives rise to the protein MKYSHSGAKLSLHLFCDARCSAYACCLFLRTEYSNNMTCQLIQARNCVAPLKKMTIPRLQLLACTIGARLIQTVKKDLGLDEIIPLLCWSDSVNAFYRIKKNDNWGVFVFNRIQETGKLTNPDEWRHVAGPLNPADTPSRGCNAK